The Candidatus Omnitrophota bacterium genome contains a region encoding:
- a CDS encoding VanZ family protein — MAASIKNNSWLRFVWLWLPVAACMYIIFYASSMSGKEVPELFHFQDILFHGIIYGNLALLFLRAVKNTCPRLVFARMLLVTLVFSGLYAVSDELHQLFVPGRECSVFDLFIDLTGSFLGSLIGGKIL; from the coding sequence ATGGCTGCAAGCATAAAGAATAATTCCTGGCTAAGGTTTGTTTGGCTGTGGCTGCCGGTAGCGGCCTGTATGTACATTATTTTTTACGCTTCTTCGATGTCCGGCAAAGAGGTCCCGGAGTTATTTCACTTTCAAGATATACTGTTTCATGGTATTATATATGGAAATTTAGCCTTACTTTTCTTAAGGGCGGTAAAAAATACCTGCCCCAGGCTTGTTTTTGCCAGGATGCTTCTGGTTACGCTTGTATTTTCCGGGCTTTACGCTGTGAGCGATGAACTGCACCAGCTGTTCGTGCCGGGAAGGGAATGTTCTGTATTCGACCTGTTTATTGACCTTACAGGCTCTTTTTTAGGCAGCTTGATTGGAGGTAAGATTCTCTGA
- a CDS encoding DUF1015 domain-containing protein, whose protein sequence is MTKIIPFKAVVYNQDKVKDPAGVVCPPYDIISSQKQKALHERSPYNLIHLELGMDQASGDKYAAAGNLFREWLKKNILVADEKPSLYLYSQQYSIKGETKTRLGFLALLKLEDDKSPVFKHEHTHLEPKEDRLRLIRQVKANLSPIFVVIADKKRVIQQSLKPFSLNNKPFIDITDDEKTVHKLWRVDDPGLLEKIQAKLADENLFIADGHHRYEVACAYRDEMRKKNPGLTGEEGFNYVMAYFTNMDSLGLTVLPIHRLVKLPSKPDMPKLILRLNEYFYAEEIKDKTKFFFMLEKAGQAEHAIGVYNGANYWLLRLKNIRVLDKMIADKPAQYRCLDVAILNALILENAMKLQLDDRSAISFSANTDELINQVNNDNSCVAFLLNPTRIEQIVSVALNGERMPPKSTYFYPKVLSGLVVNQHGA, encoded by the coding sequence ATGACTAAGATAATACCGTTCAAGGCAGTGGTTTATAACCAGGATAAAGTGAAAGACCCGGCCGGGGTGGTTTGCCCGCCGTACGATATTATCTCCAGCCAAAAACAGAAAGCACTGCATGAGCGCAGCCCGTATAACCTTATTCATCTTGAGTTGGGCATGGACCAGGCATCCGGGGACAAATACGCGGCCGCCGGAAATCTTTTCCGGGAATGGCTGAAGAAGAATATCCTGGTGGCAGATGAAAAACCCAGCCTGTATCTTTACAGCCAGCAGTATTCGATCAAGGGCGAGACCAAGACCCGCCTGGGTTTTCTGGCCTTGCTTAAGCTGGAAGACGACAAATCCCCGGTTTTTAAGCACGAGCATACCCATTTGGAGCCCAAAGAGGACCGTTTACGGCTGATCCGCCAGGTAAAAGCCAACCTCAGCCCGATATTTGTGGTCATCGCCGACAAAAAACGGGTCATCCAGCAGAGCCTCAAGCCTTTTTCCCTGAACAATAAGCCTTTTATAGATATTACAGACGATGAGAAGACCGTGCACAAGCTTTGGCGGGTCGATGATCCGGGACTCCTGGAAAAGATCCAGGCCAAGCTCGCGGATGAGAATCTTTTTATCGCCGACGGCCACCATCGTTACGAGGTGGCCTGCGCTTACCGCGATGAGATGCGCAAGAAAAATCCCGGTCTTACCGGCGAAGAGGGCTTCAATTACGTCATGGCCTATTTCACCAATATGGATTCCTTGGGGTTAACGGTCCTGCCGATCCACCGGCTGGTTAAACTCCCGTCTAAGCCCGACATGCCTAAATTGATCTTAAGGCTCAACGAATATTTTTACGCTGAAGAAATAAAAGACAAGACGAAATTCTTTTTTATGCTGGAAAAGGCCGGCCAGGCTGAGCACGCCATCGGGGTTTACAACGGCGCCAATTACTGGCTTCTGCGCCTGAAAAATATCCGGGTCCTGGACAAGATGATCGCCGATAAGCCGGCGCAGTACCGCTGCCTGGATGTGGCAATATTGAACGCGCTTATACTGGAAAACGCGATGAAGCTGCAACTGGACGATAGATCCGCGATATCCTTCAGCGCCAATACCGATGAATTGATCAACCAGGTGAATAATGACAATTCCTGCGTTGCGTTCCTGCTTAACCCGACCAGGATTGAGCAGATAGTCTCCGTGGCCCTTAATGGCGAGAGGATGCCGCCCAAGTCCACATATTTTTATCCCAAGGTCCTCTCAGGCCTTGTGGTCAATCAGCATGGGGCGTAA
- the accD gene encoding acetyl-CoA carboxylase, carboxyltransferase subunit beta, whose translation MALFGKPKYTIVRVKKKEIPDGLWEKCAGCGETLYSKTLEENFNVCPKCNYHFPISARARIKMLFDTDSFLEYDVNMESADPLEFKGLKTYKDKLASDQAATGLKDAVVTGDGFIGGKKTAVAVTDSNFIMGSMGSVVGEKISRAVEAATKNKWPIIIISGSGGGARMYEGMYSLMQMAKTCAALQYHHKHNLPFISILTDPTMGGVMASFAGIGDITIAEPRALIGFAGPRVIEQTIRQKLPAGFQRSEFLMEHGFVDMIVNRKDLKTTLCQLLDYLS comes from the coding sequence ATGGCATTATTCGGGAAACCTAAATATACGATAGTCCGGGTCAAAAAGAAGGAGATCCCTGACGGCCTGTGGGAGAAATGCGCCGGATGCGGGGAGACCCTTTATTCAAAGACCCTGGAAGAGAATTTCAACGTTTGCCCGAAGTGCAATTACCATTTTCCCATAAGCGCCAGGGCCAGGATAAAGATGCTTTTTGACACGGACTCTTTTCTGGAATATGACGTGAATATGGAATCCGCCGACCCTCTGGAATTCAAAGGCCTTAAGACTTACAAGGATAAACTTGCTTCCGATCAGGCAGCCACCGGCTTAAAGGACGCGGTGGTCACCGGGGATGGATTTATCGGCGGGAAGAAGACCGCCGTCGCGGTAACCGACTCGAATTTCATAATGGGCTCAATGGGTTCGGTGGTCGGCGAGAAGATCTCCCGGGCGGTAGAGGCGGCGACCAAGAATAAATGGCCGATCATCATCATTTCCGGCTCGGGCGGCGGGGCCAGGATGTACGAGGGGATGTACAGCCTGATGCAGATGGCCAAGACCTGCGCCGCGCTCCAGTATCATCATAAACACAATTTGCCGTTCATCTCCATACTCACCGACCCCACAATGGGCGGGGTTATGGCGTCTTTCGCCGGAATCGGGGATATTACCATAGCCGAGCCAAGGGCTTTGATCGGGTTCGCCGGGCCGAGGGTCATCGAGCAGACTATCCGCCAGAAACTGCCTGCGGGCTTCCAACGCTCGGAATTTTTGATGGAGCACGGTTTTGTGGATATGATCGTCAACCGCAAGGACCTGAAAACGACATTATGCCAATTGCTTGACTATTTATCCTGA